In one window of Candidatus Kuenenbacteria bacterium HGW-Kuenenbacteria-1 DNA:
- the fba gene encoding fructose-1,6-bisphosphate aldolase, class II — MNINYKNLGLVCTKEMFKKAIKEKFAIPAYNFSNMEQLQAIIQGCIETDSPVILQISSSAYKYVNPILLRHMITGITQMTNKKIPIALHLDHGNSFELCKSCIDNGFSSVMIDGSAYSYKENIYLTKKVVKYAHLKNVVVEAELGVLAGIEDTTKAEKNLYTQPEKVEDFISKTGVDSLAISIGTSHGAYKFKIKPNKKIPSLRFNILKEIKKQLPNFPIVLHGASSILPKYVNIINQNGGNIESATGVSESQLRKAIQNGICKINIDSDLRLVMTAIIRKTLTENPKEFDPRKYLGLAREELIKIIKYKNKKVLSSAGFGHTIF; from the coding sequence ATGAACATCAATTATAAAAATCTAGGTTTGGTTTGCACAAAAGAAATGTTTAAAAAAGCAATTAAAGAAAAATTTGCTATACCAGCTTATAATTTTTCAAATATGGAACAATTACAAGCTATCATTCAAGGATGCATTGAAACTGATTCTCCTGTGATTCTACAAATATCCAGTAGCGCTTATAAATATGTCAATCCAATTTTATTGCGCCATATGATTACAGGCATAACACAAATGACAAATAAAAAAATCCCAATTGCCTTGCATCTTGATCATGGAAATTCATTTGAATTATGTAAATCCTGCATTGATAATGGATTTAGCTCTGTAATGATTGACGGATCTGCTTATTCTTATAAAGAAAATATTTACTTAACTAAAAAAGTTGTAAAATATGCTCATTTAAAAAATGTAGTTGTAGAAGCAGAACTAGGTGTTTTAGCTGGGATTGAAGATACTACAAAAGCAGAAAAAAATTTATATACCCAACCAGAAAAAGTTGAAGATTTTATTTCAAAAACAGGTGTTGATTCTTTGGCTATTTCTATTGGCACGAGTCATGGCGCGTATAAATTTAAAATTAAACCAAATAAAAAAATACCATCCTTACGCTTTAACATTCTTAAAGAAATAAAAAAACAATTGCCCAATTTCCCCATTGTTTTGCATGGCGCCAGTTCAATTTTACCAAAGTATGTAAATATTATTAATCAAAATGGCGGAAATATTGAAAGCGCTACTGGTGTTTCTGAAAGTCAATTGCGAAAAGCAATACAAAATGGAATTTGTAAAATTAATATTGATTCTGATCTTCGCCTTGTGATGACGGCCATAATTCGCAAAACATTGACTGAAAATCCAAAAGAATTTGATCCTCGAAAATATTTAGGATTGGCTCGCGAGGAATTAATTAAAATAATTAAATATAAAAATAAAAAAGTGCTCAGCTCTGCAGGATTTGGACATACTATTTTTTAA